The Ananas comosus cultivar F153 linkage group 2, ASM154086v1, whole genome shotgun sequence genome contains a region encoding:
- the LOC109703996 gene encoding putative chloride channel-like protein CLC-g isoform X3: protein MMLADRHLWAFGVFAASNFVLTMFAAVITAFFAPAAAGSGIPEVKAYLNGVDAPEIFSPRTLAVKVVGCIAAVSSSLHVGKAGPLVHTGACIASILGQGGSRKYRLTCKWLRYFKNDRDRRDLVTCGSAAGVAAAFRAPVGGVLFALEAVSSWWRSALLWRAFFTTAVVAVVLRALIDICHRGKCGLFGKGGLIMFDVTSDTIAYHLPDLPPVIILGIGGGILGSFYNFFLEKVLRAYNLINEKGYGYKLLLAATISICTSCCIFGLPWLASCSPCPTGISEACPSIGRSGNFKKFQCPPDHYNDLASLLFNTNDDTIRNLFSAGTDNVFQISSILLFFFTSYFLGIFSYGIAAPSGLFIPVILTGATYGRLVGMLMGSRSTLDHSLFAVLGSASLLGGSMRMTVSVCVILLELTNNLLLLPLVMLVLLISKTVADALNANIYDILVKLKGFPYLETHAEPYMRQLTVSDVVTGPLLMFNGIEKVGNIVHVLKTTGHHGFPVVDEPPFSDSSVLYGLILRAHLLILLKKRVFLPSRSLFGIDVSKQFSADDFAKRGSGKHDDIEDIKLTAEDMEMFIDLHPFTNTSPYTVVETMSLAKALILFREVGLRHLLVVPKSSSRAPVVGILTRHDFMPEHVLGLHPSLLKSRWKRLRFGKTSLNKVFCDLC from the exons ATGATGCTCGCCGACAG GCATTTGTGGGCGTTCGGAGTGTTCGCGGCGTCGAATTTCGTGCTCACGATGTTCGCGGCCGTCATCACGGCGTTTTTCGCGCCGGCGGCTGCGGGGTCGGGCATACCGGAAGTGAAGGCCTACTTGAATGGGGTTGATGCTCCTGAAATTTTCTCGCCGCGGACATTGGCGGTCAAG GTCGTGGGTTGCATTGCTGCGGTTTCGTCATCTCTGCATGTGGGCAAGGCAGGCCCATTGGTGCATACAGGTGCATGCATCGCATCCATACTGGGGCAGGGTGGGTCACGTAAGTATCGATTAACATGCAAGTGGCTGAGGTACTTCAAGAATGACAGAGATCGGAGGGACCTAGTTACTTGTGGCTCTGCTGCTGGAGTTGCTGCTGCTTTTCGTGCACCTGTTGGTGGTGTCCTATTTGCCCTTGAAGCGGTGTCTTCATG GTGGAGAAGTGCCCTACTATGGAGAGCATTCTTTACAACAGCTGTAGTTGCTGTTGTGCTAAGGGCTCTGATTGACATTTGCCACAGGGGCAAATGTGGCTTGTTTGGGAAGGGTGGCCTTATAATGTTTGATGTGACCTCAGATACCATCGCCTATCATTTACCTGACTTACCTCCGGTGATAATACTCGGAATCGGCGGGGGTATACTGGGcagtttttacaatttttttcttgaaaaagtTCTTCGGGCTTACAATCTCATCAATGA GAAAGGCTATGGGTACAAATTGCTTCTTGCGGCAACTATCTCCATATGCACATCTTGCTGCATCTTTGGTTTGCCATGGCTTGCATCTTGTAGCCCCTGCCCAACAGGAATATCAGAAGCTTGCCCATCAATAGGAAGGTCTGGCAACTTCAAGAAGTTCCAATGCCCTCCAGACCATTACAACGATTTAGCTAGCTTACTCTTTAACACCAATGATGACACAATAAGGAATCTTTTTAGTGCCGGGACTGATAATGTTTTCCAGATTTCTTCTATCCTACTCTTCTTTTTTACGTCCTATTTTCTGGGTATTTTCAGCTATGGAATTGCTGCACCTTCTGGCCTCTTCATACCTGTTATCTTAACGGGTGCAACTTATGGACGCCTTGTTGGGATGCTTATGGGCTCGCGCTCAACTTTAGACCACAGCCTCTTTGCAGTTCTCGGGTCTGCTTCCCTTTTAGGCGGATCGATGAGAATGACAGTTTCTGTCTGTGTTATTCTTCTAGAATTAACTAACAATCTTCTCTTGCTTCCCCTAGTAATGCTGGTTCTTCTTATATCAAAAACAGTGGCAGATGCCCTCAATGCCAACATTTATGATATACTTGTCAAATTGAAGGGATTTCCTTACTTGGAGACACATGCTGAGCCCTACATGAGGCAACTCACGGTCAGTGATGTTGTCACTGGCCCTTTGCTAATGTTCAATGGCATAGAGAAGGTTGGAAATATAGTCCACGTTCTAAAGACAACTGGTCATCATGGTTTCCCAGTGGTGGATGAGCCTCCTTTTTCGGATTCTTCTGTACTGTATGGTCTAATTCTTAGGGCACATCTCCTTATTTTGTTAAAGAAGAGGGTGTTTCTTCCTAGCCGCTCACTTTTCGGGATAGATGTTTCGAAGCAGTTCTCTGCTGATGATTTTGCCAAGCGTGGCTCGGGCAAGCATGATGATATTGAGGATATAAAGCTCACAGCAGAAGATATGGAAATGTTCATCGACTTGCATCCTTTTACAAACACTTCACCTTACACTGTTGTTGAGACCATGTCTTTGGCAAAGGCTCTCATACTTTTCCGCGAAGTTGGTTTAAGACACCTTTTGGTTGTTCCGAAGTCTTCCTCA AGGGCACCCGTTGTTGGAATACTAACGAGGCACGATTTCATGCCCGAGCATGTACTGGGCTTACATCCTTCCCTCTTGAAGAGCAGATGGAAGAGATTGCGTTTTGGAAAGACTTCATTGAATAAAGTTTTTTGTGACCTGTGTTAA
- the LOC109703996 gene encoding putative chloride channel-like protein CLC-g isoform X2 — MAMAAEKESTGEVDLESALLPSSSVESLPLLAHSTRSRQHSHLRSLRRSASNTTSQIAIVGSDPCPIESLDYELIENEEFLQQDWRSRGRAHILRYVVLKWTLCFLLGALAGAAGFLTNLAIENIAGVKFVVTSNMMLADRHLWAFGVFAASNFVLTMFAAVITAFFAPAAAGSGIPEVKAYLNGVDAPEIFSPRTLAVKVVGCIAAVSSSLHVGKAGPLVHTGACIASILGQGGSRKYRLTCKWLRYFKNDRDRRDLVTCGSAAGVAAAFRAPVGGVLFALEAVSSWWRSALLWRAFFTTAVVAVVLRALIDICHRGKCGLFGKGGLIMFDVTSDTIAYHLPDLPPVIILGIGGGILGSFYNFFLEKVLRAYNLINEKGYGYKLLLAATISICTSCCIFGLPWLASCSPCPTGISEACPSIGSYGIAAPSGLFIPVILTGATYGRLVGMLMGSRSTLDHSLFAVLGSASLLGGSMRMTVSVCVILLELTNNLLLLPLVMLVLLISKTVADALNANIYDILVKLKGFPYLETHAEPYMRQLTVSDVVTGPLLMFNGIEKVGNIVHVLKTTGHHGFPVVDEPPFSDSSVLYGLILRAHLLILLKKRVFLPSRSLFGIDVSKQFSADDFAKRGSGKHDDIEDIKLTAEDMEMFIDLHPFTNTSPYTVVETMSLAKALILFREVGLRHLLVVPKSSSRAPVVGILTRHDFMPEHVLGLHPSLLKSRWKRLRFGKTSLNKVFCDLC, encoded by the exons ATGGCTATGGCGGCGGAGAAGGAATCGACGGGTGAGGTGGATCTGGAATCGgctctcctcccctcctcctccgtcgaGTCCCTCCCCCTCCTCGCGCACTCCACTCGTTCGCGGCAGCATTCCCACCTCCGCTCCCTCCGCCGCTCCGCCTCCAACACCACCTCCCAGATCGCCATCGTCGGCTCCGACCCCTGCCCGATCGAGAGCCTCGACTACGA GCTGATCGAGAACGAGGAGTTCTTGCAGCAGGACTGGCGCTCCCGCGGCCGCGCCCACATCCTCCGCTACGTCGTCCTCAAGTGGACTCTCTGCTTCCTCCTCGgcgccctcgccggcgccgccggCTTCCTCACCAACCTCGCCATCGAGAACATCGCCGGCGTCAAGTTCGTCGTCACCTCCAACATGATGCTCGCCGACAG GCATTTGTGGGCGTTCGGAGTGTTCGCGGCGTCGAATTTCGTGCTCACGATGTTCGCGGCCGTCATCACGGCGTTTTTCGCGCCGGCGGCTGCGGGGTCGGGCATACCGGAAGTGAAGGCCTACTTGAATGGGGTTGATGCTCCTGAAATTTTCTCGCCGCGGACATTGGCGGTCAAG GTCGTGGGTTGCATTGCTGCGGTTTCGTCATCTCTGCATGTGGGCAAGGCAGGCCCATTGGTGCATACAGGTGCATGCATCGCATCCATACTGGGGCAGGGTGGGTCACGTAAGTATCGATTAACATGCAAGTGGCTGAGGTACTTCAAGAATGACAGAGATCGGAGGGACCTAGTTACTTGTGGCTCTGCTGCTGGAGTTGCTGCTGCTTTTCGTGCACCTGTTGGTGGTGTCCTATTTGCCCTTGAAGCGGTGTCTTCATG GTGGAGAAGTGCCCTACTATGGAGAGCATTCTTTACAACAGCTGTAGTTGCTGTTGTGCTAAGGGCTCTGATTGACATTTGCCACAGGGGCAAATGTGGCTTGTTTGGGAAGGGTGGCCTTATAATGTTTGATGTGACCTCAGATACCATCGCCTATCATTTACCTGACTTACCTCCGGTGATAATACTCGGAATCGGCGGGGGTATACTGGGcagtttttacaatttttttcttgaaaaagtTCTTCGGGCTTACAATCTCATCAATGA GAAAGGCTATGGGTACAAATTGCTTCTTGCGGCAACTATCTCCATATGCACATCTTGCTGCATCTTTGGTTTGCCATGGCTTGCATCTTGTAGCCCCTGCCCAACAGGAATATCAGAAGCTTGCCCATCAATAGGAAG CTATGGAATTGCTGCACCTTCTGGCCTCTTCATACCTGTTATCTTAACGGGTGCAACTTATGGACGCCTTGTTGGGATGCTTATGGGCTCGCGCTCAACTTTAGACCACAGCCTCTTTGCAGTTCTCGGGTCTGCTTCCCTTTTAGGCGGATCGATGAGAATGACAGTTTCTGTCTGTGTTATTCTTCTAGAATTAACTAACAATCTTCTCTTGCTTCCCCTAGTAATGCTGGTTCTTCTTATATCAAAAACAGTGGCAGATGCCCTCAATGCCAACATTTATGATATACTTGTCAAATTGAAGGGATTTCCTTACTTGGAGACACATGCTGAGCCCTACATGAGGCAACTCACGGTCAGTGATGTTGTCACTGGCCCTTTGCTAATGTTCAATGGCATAGAGAAGGTTGGAAATATAGTCCACGTTCTAAAGACAACTGGTCATCATGGTTTCCCAGTGGTGGATGAGCCTCCTTTTTCGGATTCTTCTGTACTGTATGGTCTAATTCTTAGGGCACATCTCCTTATTTTGTTAAAGAAGAGGGTGTTTCTTCCTAGCCGCTCACTTTTCGGGATAGATGTTTCGAAGCAGTTCTCTGCTGATGATTTTGCCAAGCGTGGCTCGGGCAAGCATGATGATATTGAGGATATAAAGCTCACAGCAGAAGATATGGAAATGTTCATCGACTTGCATCCTTTTACAAACACTTCACCTTACACTGTTGTTGAGACCATGTCTTTGGCAAAGGCTCTCATACTTTTCCGCGAAGTTGGTTTAAGACACCTTTTGGTTGTTCCGAAGTCTTCCTCA AGGGCACCCGTTGTTGGAATACTAACGAGGCACGATTTCATGCCCGAGCATGTACTGGGCTTACATCCTTCCCTCTTGAAGAGCAGATGGAAGAGATTGCGTTTTGGAAAGACTTCATTGAATAAAGTTTTTTGTGACCTGTGTTAA
- the LOC109703996 gene encoding putative chloride channel-like protein CLC-g isoform X1 has translation MAMAAEKESTGEVDLESALLPSSSVESLPLLAHSTRSRQHSHLRSLRRSASNTTSQIAIVGSDPCPIESLDYELIENEEFLQQDWRSRGRAHILRYVVLKWTLCFLLGALAGAAGFLTNLAIENIAGVKFVVTSNMMLADRHLWAFGVFAASNFVLTMFAAVITAFFAPAAAGSGIPEVKAYLNGVDAPEIFSPRTLAVKVVGCIAAVSSSLHVGKAGPLVHTGACIASILGQGGSRKYRLTCKWLRYFKNDRDRRDLVTCGSAAGVAAAFRAPVGGVLFALEAVSSWWRSALLWRAFFTTAVVAVVLRALIDICHRGKCGLFGKGGLIMFDVTSDTIAYHLPDLPPVIILGIGGGILGSFYNFFLEKVLRAYNLINEKGYGYKLLLAATISICTSCCIFGLPWLASCSPCPTGISEACPSIGRSGNFKKFQCPPDHYNDLASLLFNTNDDTIRNLFSAGTDNVFQISSILLFFFTSYFLGIFSYGIAAPSGLFIPVILTGATYGRLVGMLMGSRSTLDHSLFAVLGSASLLGGSMRMTVSVCVILLELTNNLLLLPLVMLVLLISKTVADALNANIYDILVKLKGFPYLETHAEPYMRQLTVSDVVTGPLLMFNGIEKVGNIVHVLKTTGHHGFPVVDEPPFSDSSVLYGLILRAHLLILLKKRVFLPSRSLFGIDVSKQFSADDFAKRGSGKHDDIEDIKLTAEDMEMFIDLHPFTNTSPYTVVETMSLAKALILFREVGLRHLLVVPKSSSRAPVVGILTRHDFMPEHVLGLHPSLLKSRWKRLRFGKTSLNKVFCDLC, from the exons ATGGCTATGGCGGCGGAGAAGGAATCGACGGGTGAGGTGGATCTGGAATCGgctctcctcccctcctcctccgtcgaGTCCCTCCCCCTCCTCGCGCACTCCACTCGTTCGCGGCAGCATTCCCACCTCCGCTCCCTCCGCCGCTCCGCCTCCAACACCACCTCCCAGATCGCCATCGTCGGCTCCGACCCCTGCCCGATCGAGAGCCTCGACTACGA GCTGATCGAGAACGAGGAGTTCTTGCAGCAGGACTGGCGCTCCCGCGGCCGCGCCCACATCCTCCGCTACGTCGTCCTCAAGTGGACTCTCTGCTTCCTCCTCGgcgccctcgccggcgccgccggCTTCCTCACCAACCTCGCCATCGAGAACATCGCCGGCGTCAAGTTCGTCGTCACCTCCAACATGATGCTCGCCGACAG GCATTTGTGGGCGTTCGGAGTGTTCGCGGCGTCGAATTTCGTGCTCACGATGTTCGCGGCCGTCATCACGGCGTTTTTCGCGCCGGCGGCTGCGGGGTCGGGCATACCGGAAGTGAAGGCCTACTTGAATGGGGTTGATGCTCCTGAAATTTTCTCGCCGCGGACATTGGCGGTCAAG GTCGTGGGTTGCATTGCTGCGGTTTCGTCATCTCTGCATGTGGGCAAGGCAGGCCCATTGGTGCATACAGGTGCATGCATCGCATCCATACTGGGGCAGGGTGGGTCACGTAAGTATCGATTAACATGCAAGTGGCTGAGGTACTTCAAGAATGACAGAGATCGGAGGGACCTAGTTACTTGTGGCTCTGCTGCTGGAGTTGCTGCTGCTTTTCGTGCACCTGTTGGTGGTGTCCTATTTGCCCTTGAAGCGGTGTCTTCATG GTGGAGAAGTGCCCTACTATGGAGAGCATTCTTTACAACAGCTGTAGTTGCTGTTGTGCTAAGGGCTCTGATTGACATTTGCCACAGGGGCAAATGTGGCTTGTTTGGGAAGGGTGGCCTTATAATGTTTGATGTGACCTCAGATACCATCGCCTATCATTTACCTGACTTACCTCCGGTGATAATACTCGGAATCGGCGGGGGTATACTGGGcagtttttacaatttttttcttgaaaaagtTCTTCGGGCTTACAATCTCATCAATGA GAAAGGCTATGGGTACAAATTGCTTCTTGCGGCAACTATCTCCATATGCACATCTTGCTGCATCTTTGGTTTGCCATGGCTTGCATCTTGTAGCCCCTGCCCAACAGGAATATCAGAAGCTTGCCCATCAATAGGAAGGTCTGGCAACTTCAAGAAGTTCCAATGCCCTCCAGACCATTACAACGATTTAGCTAGCTTACTCTTTAACACCAATGATGACACAATAAGGAATCTTTTTAGTGCCGGGACTGATAATGTTTTCCAGATTTCTTCTATCCTACTCTTCTTTTTTACGTCCTATTTTCTGGGTATTTTCAGCTATGGAATTGCTGCACCTTCTGGCCTCTTCATACCTGTTATCTTAACGGGTGCAACTTATGGACGCCTTGTTGGGATGCTTATGGGCTCGCGCTCAACTTTAGACCACAGCCTCTTTGCAGTTCTCGGGTCTGCTTCCCTTTTAGGCGGATCGATGAGAATGACAGTTTCTGTCTGTGTTATTCTTCTAGAATTAACTAACAATCTTCTCTTGCTTCCCCTAGTAATGCTGGTTCTTCTTATATCAAAAACAGTGGCAGATGCCCTCAATGCCAACATTTATGATATACTTGTCAAATTGAAGGGATTTCCTTACTTGGAGACACATGCTGAGCCCTACATGAGGCAACTCACGGTCAGTGATGTTGTCACTGGCCCTTTGCTAATGTTCAATGGCATAGAGAAGGTTGGAAATATAGTCCACGTTCTAAAGACAACTGGTCATCATGGTTTCCCAGTGGTGGATGAGCCTCCTTTTTCGGATTCTTCTGTACTGTATGGTCTAATTCTTAGGGCACATCTCCTTATTTTGTTAAAGAAGAGGGTGTTTCTTCCTAGCCGCTCACTTTTCGGGATAGATGTTTCGAAGCAGTTCTCTGCTGATGATTTTGCCAAGCGTGGCTCGGGCAAGCATGATGATATTGAGGATATAAAGCTCACAGCAGAAGATATGGAAATGTTCATCGACTTGCATCCTTTTACAAACACTTCACCTTACACTGTTGTTGAGACCATGTCTTTGGCAAAGGCTCTCATACTTTTCCGCGAAGTTGGTTTAAGACACCTTTTGGTTGTTCCGAAGTCTTCCTCA AGGGCACCCGTTGTTGGAATACTAACGAGGCACGATTTCATGCCCGAGCATGTACTGGGCTTACATCCTTCCCTCTTGAAGAGCAGATGGAAGAGATTGCGTTTTGGAAAGACTTCATTGAATAAAGTTTTTTGTGACCTGTGTTAA